From Argopecten irradians isolate NY chromosome 2, Ai_NY, whole genome shotgun sequence, the proteins below share one genomic window:
- the LOC138315853 gene encoding trafficking regulator of GLUT4 1-like isoform X3: MEGTLNMSTPAYQRFDNDDDPPLFSTAPLPPTFEPPSISQHAPIVTTIDMVDRQMYAGRMMPTEPPPSDYMILSVLTCLFCSWPTGCCAIFASCETKNRIMNGDVEGARRSSRTALLLNILTIVIGIGLIIFLSLYAIYRFEWSGDQKY; encoded by the exons ATGGAAG GCACCCTCAATATGAGTACCCCTGCATATCAACGCTTTGACAACGATGACGACCCTCCACTTTTTTCAACTG CACCTCTTCCTCCTACGTTTGAACCGCCTTCGATTTCGCAGCATGCTCCCATCGTGACAACAATAGACATGGTTGATCGACAAATGTACGCCGGTCGTATGATGCCGACG GAGCCCCCGCCTAGTGATTACATGATCCTTTCCGTCCTCACCTGCCTGTTTTGTTCCTGGCCTACAGGATGTTGCGCTATATTTGCTTCATGTGAG acAAAAAACAGAATAATGAATGGTGATGTGGAAGGAGCTCGAAGAAGTTCACGAACGgcactcctattgaacattttAACTATTGTTATCGGAATCGGACTGattattttcttatctttgtaCGCAATTTACAGATTCGAATGGTCAGGTGACCAAAAGTATTAA